From a single Streptomyces sp. NBC_01264 genomic region:
- a CDS encoding M23 family metallopeptidase codes for MASNSPAPEGIDIQEQPTAGAWGEWNPTEDSARPPRGKHRVLKQRGGLARSSTVLGVGVIAAVGAGGIATAQDRPQVAISLPALPDLPEALGGADRSPGDSATTAAEPARSGIIPQQADRRSDAGELLRSRILQQAESQHEAAAAQEREEAERVAQEAAAQQARDAQAAKEAAEKAAKEAAEKAAAEEARQAKAAKEAAEAKAKAESAARSAGSFFLPTSAYTLTSHYGDSGSMWSSGHHTGLDFAAPTGTPVKAVGSGKITSAGWSGAYGYRIVLELPDGTEIWYCHLSSMSVTGGSVAGGDTIGRVGATGNVTGPHLHLEVRQGGVTVDPLSWLRARGLNV; via the coding sequence GTGGCCTCCAACTCGCCTGCCCCTGAAGGCATCGACATCCAGGAGCAGCCCACCGCCGGAGCCTGGGGCGAGTGGAACCCCACCGAGGACTCGGCCCGGCCGCCGCGCGGCAAGCACCGCGTGCTGAAGCAGCGCGGAGGACTGGCCCGTTCCTCCACCGTCCTCGGCGTCGGCGTGATCGCCGCGGTCGGCGCGGGAGGCATCGCCACCGCGCAGGACCGGCCCCAGGTCGCCATATCCCTGCCGGCCCTGCCCGACCTCCCGGAGGCCCTGGGCGGCGCGGACCGGTCCCCCGGGGACTCCGCCACCACCGCCGCGGAGCCGGCCCGGTCGGGGATCATCCCGCAGCAGGCCGACCGCCGCTCCGACGCGGGCGAGCTGCTGCGCAGCCGGATCCTCCAGCAGGCCGAGTCCCAGCACGAGGCCGCGGCGGCCCAGGAGCGGGAAGAAGCCGAACGCGTGGCGCAGGAGGCGGCGGCCCAGCAGGCGCGCGACGCCCAGGCGGCCAAGGAAGCCGCGGAGAAGGCGGCGAAGGAGGCGGCCGAGAAGGCCGCGGCCGAGGAAGCGCGCCAGGCGAAGGCGGCCAAGGAGGCCGCGGAGGCCAAGGCCAAGGCGGAGAGCGCCGCCCGGTCGGCCGGCTCCTTCTTCCTGCCCACCTCGGCCTACACGCTCACCTCGCACTACGGCGACTCCGGCTCGATGTGGTCCTCCGGCCACCACACCGGCCTCGACTTCGCCGCCCCCACCGGCACCCCCGTCAAGGCGGTCGGCTCCGGCAAGATCACCTCGGCCGGCTGGTCAGGGGCGTACGGCTACCGCATCGTGCTGGAACTGCCCGACGGCACCGAGATCTGGTACTGCCACCTGTCCTCGATGTCGGTGACCGGCGGCTCCGTCGCCGGCGGCGACACCATCGGCCGCGTCGGCGCGACCGGCAACGTCACCGGCCCCCACCTCCACCTCGAAGTCCGCCAGGGCGGCGTCACGGTGGACCCGTTGTCATGGCTGAGGGCACGGGGCCTGAACGTCTAG
- a CDS encoding PP2C family protein-serine/threonine phosphatase: MAGLGREGRGERVFGAVAGSVVVRRTVKMLPGTLIVLGFLFDVLTPPSFTGSPFFSAAPLIAAPLFSLRATVLTGILATLAVIVLHLYNGTTFKVEAMTELVTVVTVSGLATLINIVVRRGTEQLASARGIAEAAQRAVLPTPAERIAGLQVSASYEAAQADAFIGGDLYAVQDTPYGVRLAVGDVRGKGLGAVEAVAVVLGAFREAAESEPTLEGVAQRLERALAREGNRRDSLDAVEGFTTCVLGEIPAGAGLLRLVNRGHPEPLLLYANGGLAALAPAEPALPLGMGELGGWPDRVQEWPFPEGATLLLYTDGLTEARDGDGAFYDPAARLRGRVFPGPDELLSALGTDVRRHTGGAATDDMALLAVARPGAGQPSRRRTVPVVPKGGHRLKGDAA; this comes from the coding sequence GTGGCGGGGCTGGGCCGGGAGGGCAGGGGCGAGCGCGTCTTCGGCGCGGTCGCCGGCAGCGTCGTGGTCCGGCGGACCGTCAAGATGCTCCCGGGCACCCTGATCGTCCTCGGCTTCCTCTTCGACGTGCTGACCCCGCCGAGCTTCACCGGCTCGCCCTTCTTCTCCGCCGCCCCGCTCATCGCGGCCCCGCTGTTCAGCCTCCGGGCCACCGTCCTCACCGGCATCCTCGCCACCCTCGCCGTGATCGTGCTGCACCTCTACAACGGCACCACCTTCAAGGTGGAGGCGATGACCGAGCTGGTCACCGTCGTAACCGTCTCCGGGCTGGCCACGCTGATCAACATCGTGGTGCGGCGCGGTACGGAGCAGCTCGCCTCCGCGCGCGGGATCGCCGAGGCCGCCCAGCGCGCCGTACTGCCGACGCCCGCCGAGCGGATCGCGGGCCTCCAGGTCTCCGCCTCGTACGAGGCCGCGCAGGCCGACGCGTTCATCGGCGGCGACCTCTACGCCGTCCAGGACACCCCGTACGGGGTGCGCCTCGCGGTGGGCGACGTACGGGGGAAGGGGCTGGGGGCCGTTGAGGCCGTGGCCGTGGTGCTCGGGGCGTTCCGGGAGGCGGCCGAGAGCGAGCCGACCCTGGAGGGGGTCGCACAGCGTCTGGAGCGGGCGCTGGCCCGGGAGGGGAACCGGCGCGACAGCCTGGACGCGGTGGAGGGGTTCACCACGTGCGTGCTCGGCGAGATCCCGGCGGGCGCGGGCCTGCTGCGGCTCGTCAACCGCGGCCACCCCGAACCGCTGCTGCTGTACGCGAACGGCGGCCTCGCCGCCCTGGCCCCCGCCGAGCCGGCGCTGCCGCTGGGCATGGGGGAGTTGGGCGGCTGGCCGGACCGGGTGCAGGAGTGGCCCTTCCCGGAGGGGGCGACGCTGCTCCTGTACACGGACGGGCTGACCGAGGCCCGGGACGGGGACGGCGCCTTCTACGATCCGGCGGCCCGGCTGCGCGGGCGGGTCTTCCCCGGGCCCGACGAGTTGCTGAGCGCGCTCGGCACCGATGTCCGCCGCCACACGGGCGGCGCGGCGACGGACGACATGGCCCTGCTGGCGGTGGCCAGACCGGGCGCGGGGCAGCCGAGCCGGCGGCGGACGGTGCCGGTGGTCCCGAAGGGGGGACACCGCCTGAAAGGGGACGCAGCGTAA
- a CDS encoding DEAD/DEAH box helicase — protein MSISSSDRSVMPENDSNEIVDAETLAVTEALEAVVTDEIIEALEADVTNHESDESSDSFEDSTEDFNDDDAASDDDAEPTLTFGDLGLPDGIVRKLAQNGVTAPFPIQAATIPDALAGKDILGRGRTGSGKTLSFGLPTLASLAGGHTEKKKPRAIILTPTRELAMQVADALQPYGDVLGLKMKVVCGGTSMSNQIFALERGVDVLVATPGRLRDIINRGACSLANVQVAVLDEADQMADLGFLPEVTELLDQIPGGGQRMLFSATMENEIGTLVKRYLTNPVTHEVDSAQGNVTTMTHHVLVVKPKDKAPVTAAIAARKGRTIIFVRTQLGADRIAEQLIESGVKADALHGGMTQGARTRVLADFKDGYVNALVATDVAARGIHVDGIDLVLNVDPAGDHKDYLHRSGRTARAGKSGVVVSLALPHQRRQIFRLMEDAGVDASRHIVQGVGAFDPEVAEITGARSLTQVQADSANNAAKQAEREVADLTKQLERLSRRAVELREEADRLVARSARERGEDPEAAVAEVVEAAEAEVAAAVAEPVAEERPAFQSRDDRGNYERRDNRRDDRGDRGGDRGGFRRDDRGDRGGDRGGFRSGGDRPTGGFRSGGDRPSGGGFRSGGDRPSGGGFRRDDRPSGGFNRDDRGGDRGGFRSGGDRPSGGGFRRDDRPSGGFNRDDRGGDRGGFRSGGDRPTGGGFRRDDRPSGGFNRDDRGGDRGGFRSGGDRPTGGGFRSGGDRPTGGGFRRDDRPSGGFRSGGDRPAAGGDRPYGRRDDNRPSGSGSTGGFRSGGTDRRDDKPRWKRNG, from the coding sequence ATGTCCATTTCCAGTTCTGACCGTTCCGTCATGCCCGAGAACGACTCCAACGAGATCGTCGACGCCGAGACCCTCGCGGTCACCGAGGCCCTTGAGGCCGTCGTCACCGACGAGATCATCGAGGCCCTCGAGGCCGACGTGACGAACCACGAGTCCGACGAGTCCAGCGACTCCTTCGAGGACTCCACCGAAGACTTCAACGACGACGACGCCGCGTCCGACGACGACGCCGAGCCCACCCTGACCTTCGGCGACCTCGGTCTGCCGGACGGCATCGTGCGCAAGCTCGCCCAGAACGGCGTCACCGCGCCCTTCCCGATCCAGGCCGCGACCATCCCGGACGCCCTGGCCGGCAAGGACATCCTCGGCCGTGGCCGCACCGGCTCCGGCAAGACCCTCTCCTTCGGTCTGCCGACCCTGGCCTCGCTGGCCGGCGGTCACACCGAGAAGAAGAAGCCCCGCGCGATCATCCTGACGCCGACGCGTGAGCTCGCGATGCAGGTCGCGGACGCTCTCCAGCCCTACGGCGACGTGCTCGGCCTCAAGATGAAGGTCGTCTGCGGCGGTACCTCCATGAGCAACCAGATCTTCGCTCTGGAGCGCGGTGTCGACGTCCTCGTCGCCACCCCGGGCCGCCTGCGCGACATCATCAACCGCGGCGCCTGCTCCCTGGCGAACGTCCAGGTCGCGGTCCTCGACGAGGCCGACCAGATGGCGGACCTGGGCTTCCTGCCCGAGGTCACCGAGCTGCTCGACCAGATCCCCGGCGGCGGCCAGCGCATGCTCTTCTCCGCCACCATGGAGAACGAGATCGGCACCCTGGTCAAGCGCTACCTGACCAACCCCGTCACGCACGAGGTCGACAGCGCGCAGGGCAACGTCACGACCATGACGCACCACGTCCTCGTCGTGAAGCCGAAGGACAAGGCGCCGGTCACGGCCGCCATCGCCGCCCGCAAGGGCCGCACCATCATCTTCGTCCGCACCCAGCTGGGCGCCGACCGCATCGCCGAGCAGCTCATCGAGTCCGGCGTGAAGGCCGACGCGCTGCACGGCGGCATGACGCAGGGTGCCCGTACCCGCGTCCTCGCGGACTTCAAGGACGGCTACGTCAACGCGCTCGTCGCCACCGACGTCGCCGCCCGCGGCATCCACGTCGACGGCATCGACCTGGTCCTGAACGTGGACCCGGCCGGCGACCACAAGGACTACCTGCACCGCTCGGGCCGTACCGCCCGCGCCGGCAAGTCCGGTGTCGTCGTGTCGCTGGCGCTCCCGCACCAGCGCCGCCAGATCTTCCGCCTGATGGAGGACGCGGGCGTCGACGCCTCGCGCCACATCGTCCAGGGCGTCGGCGCGTTCGACCCCGAGGTCGCCGAGATCACCGGTGCCCGTTCGCTGACCCAGGTCCAGGCCGACTCCGCGAACAACGCCGCGAAGCAGGCCGAGCGCGAGGTCGCCGACCTCACCAAGCAGCTGGAGCGCCTCTCCCGCCGCGCCGTCGAGCTCCGCGAGGAGGCCGACCGCCTGGTCGCCCGCTCCGCCCGTGAGCGCGGCGAGGACCCGGAGGCCGCTGTGGCCGAGGTGGTCGAGGCCGCCGAGGCCGAGGTCGCGGCAGCCGTGGCCGAGCCGGTCGCCGAGGAGCGCCCCGCGTTCCAGAGCCGTGACGACCGTGGCAACTACGAGCGCCGTGACAACCGTCGCGACGACCGTGGTGACCGCGGTGGCGACCGTGGCGGCTTCCGCCGTGACGACCGCGGTGACCGCGGTGGCGACCGTGGCGGCTTCCGCTCCGGTGGCGACCGTCCGACCGGCGGCTTCCGCTCCGGTGGCGACCGTCCGTCCGGCGGCGGCTTCCGCTCGGGCGGCGACCGTCCGTCCGGTGGTGGCTTCCGTCGTGACGACCGTCCCTCGGGTGGCTTCAACCGTGACGACCGCGGTGGCGACCGTGGCGGCTTCCGCTCGGGCGGCGACCGTCCGTCCGGTGGTGGCTTCCGTCGTGACGACCGTCCCTCGGGTGGCTTCAACCGTGACGACCGCGGTGGCGACCGTGGCGGCTTCCGCTCGGGCGGCGACCGTCCGACCGGTGGTGGCTTCCGTCGTGACGACCGTCCCTCGGGTGGCTTCAACCGTGACGACCGCGGTGGCGACCGTGGCGGCTTCCGCTCCGGTGGCGACCGTCCGACCGGTGGTGGCTTCCGCTCCGGTGGCGACCGTCCGACCGGTGGTGGCTTCCGCCGCGACGACCGTCCCTCGGGCGGCTTCCGCTCCGGTGGCGACCGTCCGGCCGCCGGTGGCGACCGCCCGTACGGCCGCCGCGACGACAACCGCCCCTCCGGCTCCGGTTCGACCGGTGGCTTCCGCTCCGGTGGCACCGACCGCCGCGACGACAAGCCCCGCTGGAAGCGCAACGGCTGA
- a CDS encoding fluoride efflux transporter FluC: protein MNWLIVMVGAAVGAPLRYLTDRAVQARHDSVFPWGTFVVNAAASLVLGALTGAVLDGAASSRLNLLLGTGLCGALSTYSTFSYETLRLAERGWKFLAAANVTASVLVGLGGVTLGHQVAGQLFA, encoded by the coding sequence ATGAACTGGCTGATCGTCATGGTGGGCGCGGCCGTCGGGGCGCCCCTGCGGTACCTGACCGACCGCGCGGTGCAGGCGCGCCACGACTCGGTCTTCCCCTGGGGGACCTTCGTGGTGAACGCGGCCGCCTCCCTGGTGCTGGGGGCGCTGACCGGGGCGGTGCTGGACGGGGCCGCCTCCTCGCGGCTGAACCTGCTGCTCGGTACGGGGCTGTGCGGGGCGCTGAGCACCTATTCGACGTTCTCCTACGAGACGCTGCGCCTCGCGGAGCGGGGCTGGAAGTTCCTGGCCGCGGCGAACGTGACGGCCTCGGTGCTGGTCGGGCTGGGCGGGGTCACGCTCGGCCACCAGGTGGCGGGACAACTGTTCGCCTGA
- a CDS encoding FluC/FEX family fluoride channel, with protein MTRPVDGAEAIDPDVDLHVPAQRAEPQRRVLAAVAAGGAVGAAARYGVGLLWPAAPGAFPWGTFWINVAGCALIGVLMVLISEGGRSARPLVRPFLGVGVLGGFTTFSTYAVDFARLLDAGEAGTALAYAGLTVAGALGAVWVAAVITRRAVGDVPRRGAGRAAGRGVRRG; from the coding sequence ATGACCCGGCCGGTCGACGGGGCGGAGGCCATCGACCCGGACGTCGACCTGCACGTGCCGGCGCAGCGCGCCGAACCGCAGCGCCGGGTGCTCGCGGCCGTGGCGGCCGGCGGCGCGGTGGGCGCCGCCGCGCGGTACGGGGTGGGGCTGCTGTGGCCGGCCGCGCCCGGGGCCTTTCCGTGGGGGACCTTCTGGATCAACGTGGCGGGCTGCGCGCTCATCGGCGTCCTCATGGTGCTGATCAGCGAGGGCGGCCGCTCGGCGCGTCCCCTCGTACGGCCCTTCCTCGGGGTCGGGGTCCTCGGCGGGTTCACCACCTTCTCCACCTACGCCGTGGACTTCGCGCGGCTGCTCGATGCCGGTGAGGCCGGTACCGCGCTGGCGTACGCCGGGCTCACGGTGGCCGGGGCGCTGGGCGCGGTGTGGGTGGCGGCCGTGATCACCCGGCGCGCGGTCGGCGACGTGCCGCGGCGAGGGGCCGGGCGAGCGGCGGGGCGAGGGGTGCGGCGCGGATGA
- a CDS encoding metallopeptidase family protein, producing MLEMTRDAFEELVAEALDTIPEELTRVMDNVAVFVEDEPAPDDPELLGLYEGTPLTERGEWYAGVLPDRISIYMGPTLRMCASTDEVVHEVAVTVVHEIAHHFGIDDERLHELGWG from the coding sequence GTGCTGGAGATGACGCGTGACGCGTTCGAAGAGCTGGTGGCCGAGGCGCTGGACACGATCCCCGAGGAGCTGACCCGGGTCATGGACAACGTGGCCGTCTTCGTGGAGGACGAGCCGGCCCCCGACGACCCGGAACTGCTCGGCCTCTACGAGGGAACCCCGCTCACGGAGCGCGGCGAGTGGTACGCCGGGGTCCTGCCGGACCGGATCTCGATCTACATGGGGCCGACGCTGCGGATGTGCGCGAGCACGGACGAGGTGGTCCACGAGGTCGCGGTGACGGTGGTCCACGAGATCGCCCACCACTTCGGCATCGACGACGAGCGGCTCCACGAACTCGGCTGGGGCTGA
- a CDS encoding cytochrome c biogenesis CcdA family protein encodes MTDVGYLAALLGGLLALLSPCSALLLPAFFAYSIDSASRLLARTGIFYAGLASTLVPLGAAGSYAGRFFHGNREALVLFGGWLIIGLGIAQILGLGFASRRISELSGRIRPTTALSVYALGAVYGLAGFCAGPILGSVLTVAAVSGSPVYGGLLLAVYALGMAVPLFVLALLWERFDLGRRRWLRGRPFSVGRFELHTTSLASGLFFVLLGTLFLAYDGASALPGLLDVDDSFAVEQRVQVVAEAVPDWALLGLVAVAAAGVGLAQWRRRTRAARAGGE; translated from the coding sequence GTGACCGACGTCGGATACCTGGCCGCCCTGCTCGGCGGCCTCCTCGCGCTGCTCAGCCCGTGCAGCGCGCTGCTCCTGCCCGCCTTCTTCGCTTACTCCATCGACTCCGCGTCCCGGCTGCTGGCGCGCACCGGGATCTTCTACGCGGGCCTCGCGAGCACCCTCGTACCGCTGGGGGCGGCCGGTTCGTACGCCGGCCGGTTCTTCCACGGCAACCGCGAGGCCCTCGTGCTGTTCGGCGGCTGGCTGATCATCGGTCTGGGCATCGCCCAGATCCTCGGCCTCGGCTTCGCCTCGCGGCGGATCTCGGAGCTGTCGGGGAGGATCCGGCCGACCACCGCCCTGTCGGTGTACGCGCTGGGCGCGGTCTACGGGCTGGCCGGCTTCTGCGCCGGGCCCATCCTCGGCAGCGTCCTGACGGTGGCGGCGGTCAGCGGCAGCCCGGTCTACGGAGGCCTGCTGCTGGCGGTGTACGCCCTGGGCATGGCCGTGCCGCTGTTCGTGCTCGCACTGCTCTGGGAGCGCTTCGACCTCGGCCGCCGGCGCTGGCTGCGCGGCCGGCCCTTCTCGGTAGGCCGCTTCGAATTGCACACGACCTCGCTCGCCTCGGGCCTGTTCTTCGTCCTGCTCGGCACGCTGTTCCTGGCCTACGACGGGGCGAGCGCCCTGCCGGGGCTGCTGGACGTGGACGACTCCTTCGCGGTGGAACAGCGGGTGCAGGTCGTGGCGGAGGCGGTTCCGGACTGGGCGCTGCTCGGGCTGGTGGCCGTGGCGGCCGCGGGCGTGGGCCTGGCGCAGTGGCGGCGGCGGACCCGGGCGGCGCGGGCCGGCGGGGAATGA
- a CDS encoding DsbA family protein, with product MSASRPPSSSSSSRKPLLISAGVALAAVTLGLVSWQATKPDHGTAATAAPSSAASSPEGSGTDPAAQLKALARRDSGDKLAAGRADAPVVLIEYSDFKCGYCGKFARDTEPALVKKYVEDGTLRIEWRNFPIFGADSEAAAKAAWAAGQQDRFAQFHAAAYAEGAKEKGFGAERLTELAREAGVPDLERFAKDMAGEQAAAALAKDQEEGYRIGVTSTPSFLINGQPIAGAQPPAAFEAAIAKAKAQAAAK from the coding sequence TTGTCCGCGTCCCGTCCCCCTTCGTCCTCTTCTTCCTCCCGCAAGCCCCTGCTGATCTCCGCCGGGGTCGCCCTCGCCGCCGTCACGCTCGGCCTCGTCTCCTGGCAGGCCACCAAGCCCGATCACGGCACCGCCGCCACCGCCGCCCCGTCCTCCGCGGCTTCCTCCCCGGAGGGCTCCGGCACGGACCCCGCCGCGCAGCTCAAGGCCCTGGCCCGCCGCGACTCCGGCGACAAGCTCGCCGCCGGGCGGGCCGACGCGCCCGTCGTCCTGATCGAGTACTCCGACTTCAAGTGCGGCTACTGCGGAAAGTTCGCCCGCGACACCGAGCCCGCGCTCGTGAAGAAGTACGTGGAGGACGGCACCCTGCGCATCGAGTGGCGCAACTTCCCGATCTTCGGAGCCGACTCCGAGGCCGCCGCCAAGGCCGCCTGGGCGGCGGGGCAGCAGGACCGCTTCGCGCAGTTCCACGCCGCCGCGTACGCCGAGGGCGCCAAGGAGAAGGGCTTCGGCGCCGAGCGGCTGACCGAGCTGGCGCGCGAGGCCGGGGTCCCGGACCTGGAGCGCTTCGCGAAGGACATGGCCGGCGAGCAGGCCGCCGCCGCTCTGGCGAAGGACCAGGAGGAGGGGTACCGGATCGGGGTCACCTCCACCCCGTCCTTCCTGATCAACGGGCAGCCCATCGCGGGCGCCCAGCCCCCGGCGGCCTTCGAGGCCGCCATCGCCAAGGCCAAGGCGCAGGCGGCCGCGAAGTGA